The genomic stretch TTGTCGTCGGCATAGATCAGCGTCGCCAGCGCCTCACCGCCGAGGTCGAGGAACAACCGGGTTTCGGCAATCGGCCAGCTCGACGGCACCGAAACACCGACGGCAAAGTTCTGCACGCCGTCGCGGTTCGGCCATGGCGCGCCGACTTCGATCGGCTTGCCGTTGAGCGTCCAGCTTCCGACCGGAACCGTCTCGCGCTCGCGCCACCAGGTGAGCTCATCCAGCCGCACCCTGATCCGGTCCAGCCGCTGCCCGATGGAGAGAGCCATACGAAGTATCCTTGTTTGCAACGTTACAATGCGCGGCGGACCAAACCATAACTGGCCGCGGCTCGCTAGGGCGGGACGCGGGAAATGTTGGCGTGTCCGAGGGTGATTGGGGCCTGGCGCATCGCCAGCGCGGTCAGGGAGAACACTAGATGCTCCCACCCGCCGATGTCATCCTAGCGAAAGCTGGGAGCCAACTCACAGCCAGCGCCAGCGGAACTCGGTCCCAGCTCCCGCTGGGATGACACCGAGTGTGTTGATGCGCCAGTGGTTGACCGCGAGCTGCCCTCACGGGCCGAACCACGCTACCTTCGACCGCTCTTTGTGGAGACCGTGCCTATGGCAATCAAGCGAATGGACAATGTCGGCATCGTCGTCGAAGACCTCGACCGGGCGATCGAGTTTTTCGTCGAACTCGGCCTCGAGCTCGAAGGCCGCGCGACCATCGAAGGCGAGTGGGCCGGCCGGGTCACCGGTCTCGGCGACCAGCACGTCGAGATCGCCATGATGAAAACGCCCGACGGGCACAGCCGGCTGGAACTGTCCCGCTTCCTGCGTCCGGCCGTTATTGCCGATCACCGCCGGGCGCCCGTCAACGCGCTGGGCTACCTGCGCGTCATGTTCGCCGTGGACGATCTCGACCAGACGCTGGCCCGGCTCGACAAACATGGCGCCGAACTGGTGGGCGAGGTCGTCGACTATCAGGGGGTCTATCGGCTCTGCTACATCCGCGGCCCTGAAGGGCTGCTCATCGGGCTGGCCGAGGAGCTGGGGTGAGCCCTCCCCTCCCGAAGGGCGCCCCGCCGCGCCCCGTGTGAGGCACCAAACACCCCCAAACACCGATGTCATCCCTGCGAAAGCACGGATCCATCCACCTGCGCGGGTTGTGAGTTGGGTCCCTGCTTTCGCAGGGATGACACCGAGTTTGTTGAACTGTCCCAGCACTCTCGCACACCACCTGAGGTAAGCGTGCCTTATTGAGACCGCCTACGCCTTGTTCTTGTTGTAGAGATCGAAGAACACCGCGGCGAGCAGCACCACGCCCTTGATCATCTGCTGCAGGTCGATGTTGATGCCCATGATCGACATGCCGTTATTGAGCACCCCCATGATGAAGGCGCCGATCACCGCGCCGGCGACCTGGCCGACGCCGCCCAGCGCCGAAGCGCCGCCGATGAACACCGCGGCGATAACGTCGAGTTCGAGCCCCTGCCCCGCCTTGGGCGTCGCCGAGTTGAGGCGCGCGGCGTAGATCATGCCGGCGAGGGCGGCGAGCGCGCCCATGATGGCGAAGACATAGAAGGTCAGCCGCTCGGTCTTGATGCCCGAGAGCGCCGCCGCCTTGGGGTTGCCGCCGATCGCATAGATGCGGCGGCCAAAGGTCAGGCGCTTGGTGAGGAATACGAAACCGGCGATCAGGATGCCCATCACCACCAGCACGTTAGGCAGGCCTTTGTAGGAGGCGAGCATATAGGTGAAGAACAGCACCAGCGCGGCGATCACGATGTTCTTTGCCGCGAACAGGGCGAACGGCTCGGTCTCGTAGCCGCGCGCCGTGCGCCGCGCCCGGCTGCGGACCGACAGCAGGATCATGCCCACCACCGCGACGACGCCGATGGCGAGCGTCGCCCCGTGCAGCACCAGCGGCTGCACGCCCTGGCTGGCCGGCACCAGGGTGATCGCCCCGATGAAGTCGGGAATGAAGCCGGCCGACAGCAACTGGAACTCGGCAGGGAACGGCCCGACCGACTGGCCGGCCAGCAGGGAAAGCGACAGGCCCTTGAAGATCAGCATGCCGGCCAGCGTCACGATGAAGCTGGGAATCCGGTAATAGGCGATGAGATAGCCCTGGGCCGCGCCGATTGCCGCCCCGACCACGAGGCAGATGAGCCCGGCGACGATCGGGTTGGCGAGGAAGGCGAGCTCCGGCGGGAATTTCCAGCCGATCATCAGCATGGCGGCGAGGGCGCCGATGAATCCCGACACCGAGCCGACACTGAGATCGATATGGCCGGCGACGATCACCAGCAGCATGCCCAGCGCCATCACGATGATGTAGCTGTTCTGCAGCACGATATTGGTGAGGTTCAGCGGCTTGAACAGCACCCCGCCGGTCGTCCACTGGAAGAGCAGCATGATCAGGATCAGCACGAGCAGCAGGCCGTACTCGCGCAGGTTCGCCTGCAATGCGCCCCAGATGGAGGGTGGCGCGGCGGCTTCTGCCGGGCTCGCAGCGGTTTCGGTCGTCATGATGCGATCTTCCCTTCGGCGCGCACGATGGCGCGCATGATCTTTTCCTGGCTCGCCTCGGCGGTCGGCATCTCGCCGACCAGCCGGCCCTCGTTCATCACATAGAGGCGGTCGGTGATGCCCAGCAGTTCCGGCATCTCCGAGGAGATGACCAGGATGGCTTTGCCCTGGGCGGCGAGCTGGGCGATGATGCTGTAGATTTCATACTTGGCGCCAACGTCGATGCCGCGGGTCGGCTCGTCGAGGATCAGCACTTCGGGGTTGGCGAACAGCCACTTGGACAGCACCACCTTCTGCTGATTGCCGCCCGAGAGGTTCCCCGTCGTCTGATAGACGCTGGAAGACCGGATATTGGTCTTCTTGCGATAGTCGTTGGCGGCGTCGAGTTCCTTGAGGTCATCGATGACGCCCCAGCGCGACACGCCCAGGAGGTTCGCCAGCGTCGTGTTGTGCTTGATGTGGTCGATCAGGTTGAGCCCATAGGTCTTTCTGTCCTCGGTGGCGTAGGCAATGCCGTGCGACACCGCCTTCTCCACCGTCGAGGTATCGACCTTGCTGCCATGCAGCCGCACCTCGCCGGTGACTTTCACCCCGTAGGATTTGCCGAACAGGCTCATGGCGAATTCGGTGCGACCCGAGCCCATCAGCCCGGCGATCCCCACCACTTCACCCTTCCTCACGTTCAGGTCGATCCCCTTGATCACCTGCCGATCGCGGTGCTGCGGGTGGTAGACCGACCAGTTCTTCACCTCGAACACCACGTCGCCGATCCTGGGCGTACGCGGCGGATAGCGATCCTCGAGCGGGCGGCCGACCATCGAGGTGATGATCCGATCCTCCGAGATATCGGCCTTGTCGAGCGTTTCGATGGTGTGACCGTCGCGGATCACCGTGATCCGGTCCGAAACCTTGGAGACTTCGTTGAGCTTATGGGAGATCAGGATGCAGGAAATGCCCTGCGCCTTGAAGCCGAGCAGCAGGTTGAGCAGCGCCTCGCTGTCCTTTTCGGAGAGGCTCGCAGTGGGCTCGTCGAGGATCAGGAGCTTCACTTCCTTGGACAGCGCCTTGGCGATCTCGACCAGTTGCTGCTTGCCGGTGCCGATATTGGTGACCAGCGTATCGGGATCCTCGTTGAGCCCGACCTTCTTCAGCACGGCGCGAGCGCTCTCGCGCGTCTCGTCCCAGTCGACGATGCCGGCCCTGGCGCGCTCGTTGCCGAGGTAAATGTTCTCGGCGATCGACAAGAGCGGCACCAGCGCCAGCTCCTGGTGAATGATGACGATGCCCTTGTGCTCGCTGTCGCGGATCGAGCGGAAGTGGCATTCCTCGCCGTTGTAGATGATCTGCCCCTCGTAGGAGCCGTGCGGGTAGACCCCGGACAGCACCTTCATCAGCGTCGACTTGCCGGCACCGTTCTCCCCCACGATGGCGTGGATTTCGCCGGCGCGCACGTCCAGGTTGACGTTCTGCAGCGCCTTCACGCCGGGGAAGGTCTTGGTGATGTCGCGCATCTGCAGGATCGTGTCACGCATCTCCACGATGGTGTCGGTCATGAGCGGCCTTCTGCTTGGTTCCGGTCGCCCAGCGGCGCCACGGAGCCGGATTTTACTTGAGCGATTGGCATGCCGAAAGGGCCCCGCAAACGAGCGGGGCCCTTCCGAAGTCTTCGACCTTACTGCAGGTCGGATTCCTTGATGTAGCCGGAGTCGACGACCAGCGCCTTGTAGTTGGTCGTATCGACTTCGTACGGGGTCAGCAGGATCGAGGGCACGACCTTGACGCCGTTATTGTAGGTCTTGGTGTCGAGCCCTTCGGGCGTGCCGCCCGAGAGCACGGTGTCGACCAGATCGGCCGTGGTCTTGGCCAGTTCGCGGGTATCCTTGTAGACGGTCGAGAACTGCTCGCCGGCGATGATCGCCTTCACCGACGGGACTTCCGCATCCTGGCCGGTGATGATCGGCCAGGGCTGGTCGGCCGAGCCGTAGCCGACGCCGCGCAGCGACGAGATGATGCCGCGGCTCAGCCCGTCATAGGGGGCCAGCACGCCATCGACGCGGCTGCCGTCCGAGTAGTTGGCGCTGAGGATGTTGTCCATGCGGGCCTGCGCCACGGCGCCGTCCCAGCGGAGCGTGCCGACCTTGTCCATGCCGGTCTGGCCGGACTTGATGACGACCGAGCCGTCGTCGATCAGCGGCTGGATGACGCTCATCGCGCCGTCGTAGAAGAAGAAGGCGTTGTTGTCGTCGGGCGAGCCGCCGAACAGTTCGACGTTCCACGGCTTGGTGTTGGGGAAGCGTTCCTTCAGCCCCTTCACCAGCGAGTTGGCCTGCAGCACGCCGACCTGGAAGTTGTCGAAGGTGGTGTAGTAGTCGACATTGCCGCTGTCGCGGATCAGGCGGTCATAGGCGATGACCTTGATGCCCGAGTCGGCAGCCTGCTGCAGCACCGCCGAGAGCGTCGTGCCGTCGATCGAGGCGATCACCAGGGCCTTCACGCCCTTGGTCACCATGTTCTCGATCTGGGCGAGCTGGTTCGGGATGTCGTCCTCGGCGTATTGCAGGTCGACGCTGTAGCCCTTGCCCTCGAGGGCGGCCTTCAGCGAGTCGCCGTCCGAAATCCAGCGGAGCGACGACTTGGTCGGCATGGCGATGCCGATAGCGCCCTTGTCCTGGGCAAACGCCTGGCCGGCGAGCGCAATGGCGCCGACGGCGACGGCGGTCATAAGAAGCTTAAAGGCTTTCACTGGTTTCCTCCCGGGTAAACCTTTGTGCTGAAACCGCGAGCCGGACGTGCGGTTCGCGGGGAGGAGAGGTGGCGGGAGCGACCATCGCAGCTGTCTGACTGCGCCGGCCCTGTCGCCTGCCGGATGCCGACGGCGATGCCTCCCAAAACGCCCCGCAGCCGGGGCATTTCGCGCGTCCTCCAACGCGCCGGCGGAACCTAGAGTAATCAGATATCGCTGTAAAGATGTCCCCAGATCAGCTCACCGCGAGCCGTCGGCGGAGCTTTCATCCTTGCTCAAATTGCTATGTTCGCATTACAATTTCGGCCGAGGAGAGCACCGGACAGACGAGTAAACTCGCACCGGCGCCGCATAACATATCAGATAGGTTTGAGGGGAATGGCCCGTAGCGACGCGACCGCAGGCCCGGAGGAGTATCCACCGACGGCGGCCGAGCGGGTAGCCAACGAATTGACCGAGATCATCCTCGGCGAACTGGCCCCCGGCTCCAGCATTCCAAGCGAAGCCGACATC from Devosia sp. A16 encodes the following:
- the mmsA gene encoding multiple monosaccharide ABC transporter ATP-binding protein, which gives rise to MRDTILQMRDITKTFPGVKALQNVNLDVRAGEIHAIVGENGAGKSTLMKVLSGVYPHGSYEGQIIYNGEECHFRSIRDSEHKGIVIIHQELALVPLLSIAENIYLGNERARAGIVDWDETRESARAVLKKVGLNEDPDTLVTNIGTGKQQLVEIAKALSKEVKLLILDEPTASLSEKDSEALLNLLLGFKAQGISCILISHKLNEVSKVSDRITVIRDGHTIETLDKADISEDRIITSMVGRPLEDRYPPRTPRIGDVVFEVKNWSVYHPQHRDRQVIKGIDLNVRKGEVVGIAGLMGSGRTEFAMSLFGKSYGVKVTGEVRLHGSKVDTSTVEKAVSHGIAYATEDRKTYGLNLIDHIKHNTTLANLLGVSRWGVIDDLKELDAANDYRKKTNIRSSSVYQTTGNLSGGNQQKVVLSKWLFANPEVLILDEPTRGIDVGAKYEIYSIIAQLAAQGKAILVISSEMPELLGITDRLYVMNEGRLVGEMPTAEASQEKIMRAIVRAEGKIAS
- the chvE gene encoding multiple monosaccharide ABC transporter substrate-binding protein, which encodes MKAFKLLMTAVAVGAIALAGQAFAQDKGAIGIAMPTKSSLRWISDGDSLKAALEGKGYSVDLQYAEDDIPNQLAQIENMVTKGVKALVIASIDGTTLSAVLQQAADSGIKVIAYDRLIRDSGNVDYYTTFDNFQVGVLQANSLVKGLKERFPNTKPWNVELFGGSPDDNNAFFFYDGAMSVIQPLIDDGSVVIKSGQTGMDKVGTLRWDGAVAQARMDNILSANYSDGSRVDGVLAPYDGLSRGIISSLRGVGYGSADQPWPIITGQDAEVPSVKAIIAGEQFSTVYKDTRELAKTTADLVDTVLSGGTPEGLDTKTYNNGVKVVPSILLTPYEVDTTNYKALVVDSGYIKESDLQ
- a CDS encoding VOC family protein; the encoded protein is MAIKRMDNVGIVVEDLDRAIEFFVELGLELEGRATIEGEWAGRVTGLGDQHVEIAMMKTPDGHSRLELSRFLRPAVIADHRRAPVNALGYLRVMFAVDDLDQTLARLDKHGAELVGEVVDYQGVYRLCYIRGPEGLLIGLAEELG
- the mmsB gene encoding multiple monosaccharide ABC transporter permease, translated to MTTETAASPAEAAAPPSIWGALQANLREYGLLLVLILIMLLFQWTTGGVLFKPLNLTNIVLQNSYIIVMALGMLLVIVAGHIDLSVGSVSGFIGALAAMLMIGWKFPPELAFLANPIVAGLICLVVGAAIGAAQGYLIAYYRIPSFIVTLAGMLIFKGLSLSLLAGQSVGPFPAEFQLLSAGFIPDFIGAITLVPASQGVQPLVLHGATLAIGVVAVVGMILLSVRSRARRTARGYETEPFALFAAKNIVIAALVLFFTYMLASYKGLPNVLVVMGILIAGFVFLTKRLTFGRRIYAIGGNPKAAALSGIKTERLTFYVFAIMGALAALAGMIYAARLNSATPKAGQGLELDVIAAVFIGGASALGGVGQVAGAVIGAFIMGVLNNGMSIMGINIDLQQMIKGVVLLAAVFFDLYNKNKA